The following proteins come from a genomic window of Desmospora profundinema:
- a CDS encoding non-ribosomal peptide synthetase, with amino-acid sequence MVHPYPLTAAQKRMWYTESIFPHTSVSNIVVRTKVANVDLELMEKAIQILVSQHEMLRVRLVAQDGREPAQYISDESSVELKVVDLSDRDQEQLEGWFQEEAKVPLGFYESSLYDFVAVKWKEETFLLIKCHHMIMDGISVNLLGQKMKAIYERLKRGLPIDPPAPYGLAHYIESEAAYRKSKRFLKDQQFWHEEFERIPSYLAMRVNPLYTTSIAANRRTFVIPSDLKQRMERFCQKHQTSMYTLFMSAMFIYFSRIYNEKEMVLGTYVGNRKREERDALGMFVSTVPFRMEISDDLPVLEWLRMVNRKQMRIFRHQKYPYNQLVQELQHQGRDVKQLFTVGAEYQEITEDGDVLFNGYDFYEINVHIKNWMKMDQLELHVDFRKELFQEDEIEQLVQRLVTLIQDMVQSPDKPIAHLEICTESERQKQLVEWIDTEADFPKDQTIHGRFADQAVQTPHHTAVVYKEEKLTYQELHERSNSVARVLLQQGVKPGDRVGLVMEKSHDFIVGMLAILKSGGAYVPIDPEYPVARIRYLLEDSRAEIIVSQTSVIARLNQSGEGSRKWLNIQRMDQTEFDGSHLTSEHQPTDLAYVIYTSGTTGQPKGVMVEHRSVMNLVTDSRQRLGIQPGDRIGQFASISFDASVWEVYVGLLTGASLYLIPKETIEEPARFESYVKEHELTVLSLSATYLNQLDPTNMTALPHLRHVLAIGSASSPNLAKRWKEKYVNAYGPAEAAVYTTMWQGEGAIDSLPYAPIGKPIRNANVYIVNPNQKLQPIGIPGELCIGGVGLARGYLGKPALTAEKFVPNPFAKGQRMYRTGDLARYLPDGNIEFLGRMDHQVKVRGYRIEPGEIESALLEHPKVKEATVRDWKDDQGEADLCGYVVLEESVSSSQVKTYLSQKLPPYMIPSFVLEIDQIPLTPNGKVDRDALPKPDGAKLEAEYIPPVTEMEKTLVRLWEQVLGTKNVGVTHSFFELGGNSIKAIQLVNLLRQERIHVEVRDLFRYPTISELCLHGKERKSDALLLPAVVEDKKNLHQPFPLTEIQLAYLLGRNSHFELGGVATHSYLEWETSLDMERLNQGLQQVIKRHPMLRAVVLPNGTQQILSEELTYTIEVEDLTGLSLDEQEERLQMERARMSHQVFPPDKWPLFELKAFRVDDATHWLCCSFDVLVMDGASLRIFWKEWMHVYHQPERSLPSLQLTFRDYMSAYQQIQHSPIYEKAKAYWLSKRDHFPSAPALRIQTHTDEVVEPRFKCLHQTISGDKWTKIKQWAQTHRVTPSALLCTAYGEILAHWSNQRRLAINSTVFNRYPVHPEVEQIVGDFTSLILLDLDLPSDQPFIDKVRQTQGTMMEGLEHRYYDGVRFLRDLIQVGQMETRALMPIIFTSLLLDDDGFNWTDIGSLRYITAQTPQVYLDVVVTEQNGELVMMWNYVEQLFDEDMIRTMLDQYAAMLEQLAEKKEPAPLQLTSSEQALLTQYNQTEEKLPITTLHQLFVEQAKHTPDQTAVVLGQQRITYQELDRCSNQVAHHLRERGFGVGDRIGVLADRKLETIINLLGVVKAGAAYVPLDPDHPKERRDYVLHHSRCQTVITPDWYQEQALHDAPADEGISGATPEDVAYVIYTSGSTGKPKGVVVSHGAAANTIQDINRKFGVNAQDRVIGISSICFDLSVYDIFGTLSAGATLVMVKDQRDVRRLVETVEQYEITIWNSVPVILDLALQSVDSLFDNQSLRLTLLSGDWIPLALPEKVNQHFPHADVISLGGATEASIWSIYYPIEEVSPKWKSIPYGRPLANQQYYVLNDQLKPCPIGVEGELYIGGCGLAAGYLFDEEKTRQAFIQHPTLGRLYRTGDYGVLHRSGYIEFLGRKDHQVKIQGYRVELEEISNTLLTQESITQAVVIDRTEEGRKVLCAYFAAEEKIDGSRMRDWLARLLPSYMVPAYFVQVEQLPLNPNGKIDRNALPEPAGFSQPQTDYVGPRSEAEATLVSVWERVLKVNPIGIQDDFFARGGDSIKAIQIIQLLAEEELALSLNDFFQALTIQKMAPYLEEITSAAPVNRLEKNDSVHHQHLSEEEFAYIQGMFEDE; translated from the coding sequence ATGGTTCACCCCTATCCTTTAACCGCAGCTCAAAAGAGAATGTGGTATACAGAATCGATCTTTCCTCATACGAGTGTCTCCAATATCGTTGTACGAACGAAAGTAGCGAATGTCGATCTTGAGCTGATGGAGAAGGCGATTCAGATCTTGGTTTCCCAGCATGAGATGTTGCGTGTTCGATTGGTTGCCCAAGACGGGAGGGAACCTGCCCAATACATATCGGATGAATCATCGGTAGAGTTGAAAGTCGTCGATCTCAGTGATCGGGATCAAGAACAATTGGAAGGCTGGTTTCAGGAGGAGGCCAAAGTTCCATTGGGCTTCTACGAATCCAGCCTCTATGATTTTGTGGCGGTGAAGTGGAAAGAAGAAACGTTTTTACTGATCAAGTGCCATCACATGATCATGGATGGAATCTCCGTCAATCTATTGGGGCAGAAGATGAAAGCGATCTATGAACGATTAAAGCGGGGTTTGCCTATTGATCCACCGGCTCCATATGGATTGGCTCATTATATCGAGTCGGAAGCCGCCTATCGGAAGTCCAAACGGTTTCTGAAAGATCAACAGTTTTGGCATGAGGAGTTTGAGCGGATTCCTTCCTATTTGGCCATGCGTGTGAATCCATTATATACAACCAGCATCGCAGCCAATCGGAGGACATTTGTCATTCCGTCCGATTTAAAACAGCGGATGGAAAGGTTTTGCCAGAAGCACCAAACCAGCATGTATACCTTGTTTATGTCTGCGATGTTTATTTATTTTTCCCGTATTTACAACGAGAAAGAGATGGTATTGGGAACGTATGTGGGCAATCGGAAGCGTGAGGAACGCGATGCACTTGGCATGTTTGTCAGTACGGTCCCTTTTCGTATGGAGATCAGCGATGATCTTCCGGTTTTGGAATGGCTGCGAATGGTGAATCGGAAACAGATGAGGATTTTCCGTCATCAAAAATATCCATATAATCAATTGGTTCAGGAGTTGCAGCATCAGGGGCGCGATGTGAAGCAGCTGTTTACGGTCGGCGCTGAATACCAGGAGATCACGGAAGATGGCGATGTTCTGTTCAATGGATACGATTTCTATGAGATCAATGTTCACATCAAAAACTGGATGAAGATGGATCAACTGGAGTTGCATGTGGATTTTCGCAAGGAGCTGTTTCAAGAGGATGAGATCGAACAGCTGGTTCAACGGCTGGTTACCCTGATCCAGGATATGGTTCAGTCGCCGGACAAGCCGATCGCCCATCTGGAAATCTGCACAGAATCAGAGAGACAAAAACAGTTGGTGGAGTGGATTGATACGGAAGCGGATTTCCCAAAAGATCAAACCATTCATGGGCGGTTTGCGGATCAAGCAGTCCAAACCCCCCATCATACAGCGGTGGTATACAAGGAAGAGAAGCTGACATATCAAGAGTTGCATGAACGGTCTAACAGCGTTGCACGCGTGCTCTTGCAGCAGGGGGTCAAACCGGGTGACCGGGTCGGATTAGTGATGGAGAAGTCACACGATTTCATCGTGGGTATGTTGGCGATTCTAAAATCGGGTGGGGCGTATGTCCCCATCGATCCGGAGTATCCAGTTGCCCGTATTCGATATCTATTAGAAGACAGCCGGGCAGAAATCATTGTCAGTCAAACTTCTGTCATCGCAAGGTTGAATCAATCGGGAGAAGGGTCTCGTAAATGGCTGAATATCCAAAGGATGGACCAAACCGAATTCGATGGGTCTCATCTGACCTCCGAACATCAACCGACCGATTTAGCCTATGTGATTTATACCTCTGGGACGACGGGACAGCCAAAAGGAGTGATGGTGGAACATCGCAGTGTCATGAATCTGGTCACCGATAGTCGACAACGGTTGGGGATTCAACCAGGAGACCGCATCGGACAATTCGCCAGTATTTCTTTTGATGCATCGGTTTGGGAAGTATACGTGGGGCTGTTAACGGGAGCCAGCCTCTATCTGATTCCAAAGGAAACAATCGAGGAGCCTGCGAGATTTGAATCCTATGTAAAAGAGCATGAACTGACTGTACTCTCTCTGTCTGCCACCTATTTGAACCAGCTGGATCCGACAAACATGACGGCGCTTCCTCATTTGCGTCACGTTTTAGCCATTGGCTCCGCCAGTTCTCCGAACCTTGCTAAAAGATGGAAAGAAAAATATGTGAATGCGTACGGACCCGCTGAGGCGGCGGTTTATACGACGATGTGGCAGGGAGAGGGAGCGATCGATTCCTTGCCCTATGCCCCCATTGGGAAGCCGATTCGCAATGCAAATGTGTATATCGTCAATCCAAATCAAAAGCTGCAGCCGATTGGCATTCCGGGAGAGTTGTGCATTGGCGGCGTCGGATTGGCGCGTGGTTATCTGGGAAAACCTGCGCTCACAGCGGAAAAATTTGTTCCCAATCCCTTTGCGAAAGGACAACGGATGTATCGGACCGGTGATTTAGCCCGATACTTGCCCGATGGGAATATTGAATTTTTGGGACGGATGGATCATCAGGTAAAAGTGCGAGGCTATCGAATTGAGCCGGGAGAGATTGAATCGGCGCTCTTGGAGCATCCCAAGGTAAAAGAGGCGACGGTACGAGACTGGAAGGATGATCAGGGTGAAGCGGATCTATGTGGGTATGTGGTGTTGGAAGAGAGCGTCTCAAGCAGTCAGGTGAAAACATACCTCAGTCAAAAACTGCCTCCTTATATGATTCCGTCTTTTGTGTTGGAAATCGATCAGATTCCTCTTACCCCCAACGGGAAAGTGGATCGGGATGCCTTGCCGAAACCGGACGGCGCAAAGCTGGAGGCGGAATATATCCCGCCTGTGACGGAAATGGAAAAGACATTGGTCCGCTTGTGGGAGCAGGTGCTGGGAACAAAAAATGTCGGCGTCACCCATTCTTTTTTCGAACTAGGCGGGAATTCCATCAAGGCGATTCAATTGGTCAACCTTCTCCGTCAGGAACGAATCCATGTGGAGGTACGGGATCTTTTTCGTTATCCAACCATCTCCGAGCTGTGCCTGCATGGTAAAGAAAGAAAGTCCGACGCGCTGTTGCTCCCGGCTGTCGTAGAAGATAAAAAGAATCTCCATCAACCGTTTCCGTTGACGGAAATCCAGTTGGCTTATTTACTCGGACGCAATTCACATTTTGAGTTGGGCGGGGTGGCCACACACAGCTATCTGGAATGGGAAACGTCATTGGATATGGAACGCTTGAATCAAGGCTTGCAGCAAGTGATCAAGCGTCATCCCATGTTGCGAGCCGTCGTTTTGCCAAACGGAACACAACAGATCCTTTCTGAGGAGCTCACTTATACGATTGAAGTCGAGGATTTAACCGGGTTGAGCCTGGATGAACAAGAAGAGCGGCTGCAGATGGAGCGCGCCCGCATGTCCCATCAAGTCTTTCCACCCGACAAGTGGCCGTTGTTTGAATTGAAGGCGTTCCGTGTCGATGATGCGACGCATTGGCTCTGTTGCAGTTTTGATGTGCTGGTGATGGACGGAGCCAGTTTGCGCATCTTTTGGAAAGAATGGATGCATGTTTATCATCAGCCCGAGCGTTCGCTGCCGTCGCTGCAGTTAACCTTTCGCGACTATATGTCAGCTTATCAACAGATTCAACACAGTCCCATCTACGAGAAAGCGAAAGCGTATTGGCTGAGCAAGCGGGATCATTTCCCATCTGCACCGGCATTGCGCATCCAGACCCATACCGATGAAGTGGTTGAGCCTCGTTTCAAATGCTTGCACCAAACGATCAGCGGGGATAAATGGACAAAAATCAAGCAATGGGCACAAACCCATCGAGTGACTCCCTCCGCCCTGCTATGTACGGCATATGGGGAGATCTTGGCCCATTGGTCCAATCAAAGGCGGCTGGCCATTAATTCAACCGTGTTTAACCGGTATCCTGTTCACCCGGAAGTGGAACAGATTGTCGGCGATTTCACTTCCTTGATTTTACTGGATCTGGACTTGCCTTCGGATCAACCGTTTATCGACAAAGTCCGCCAAACACAAGGGACCATGATGGAGGGCTTGGAACATCGCTATTATGACGGGGTTCGTTTCCTGCGGGATCTCATACAGGTCGGACAGATGGAAACGAGGGCTTTGATGCCGATCATCTTTACATCCTTGCTGCTCGATGACGACGGATTCAACTGGACTGACATCGGTTCCCTGCGTTACATAACCGCCCAAACCCCGCAGGTGTACCTGGATGTTGTGGTCACCGAGCAAAACGGCGAATTGGTCATGATGTGGAATTATGTGGAGCAGTTGTTTGATGAAGACATGATCCGGACCATGTTGGATCAATATGCAGCGATGTTGGAACAGTTGGCAGAAAAGAAAGAACCGGCTCCCCTCCAGCTGACTTCGTCGGAACAAGCCTTGCTTACGCAATACAACCAAACAGAAGAGAAGCTTCCAATAACCACGCTGCATCAATTATTTGTGGAACAAGCCAAGCATACACCCGATCAAACAGCGGTGGTTTTGGGACAGCAGCGGATCACCTATCAGGAGCTGGATCGATGCTCCAATCAGGTGGCCCATCATCTGCGGGAACGAGGGTTTGGTGTCGGCGATCGCATCGGGGTGTTGGCAGACCGCAAGCTGGAAACGATCATCAATCTCCTGGGAGTCGTGAAAGCGGGTGCGGCTTATGTCCCGTTAGACCCGGACCATCCAAAGGAACGGCGGGATTATGTCCTGCATCATAGTCGATGCCAAACGGTTATCACCCCTGATTGGTATCAAGAACAAGCCCTGCATGATGCGCCCGCTGATGAGGGGATAAGCGGTGCAACCCCGGAGGATGTGGCCTATGTCATCTATACCTCAGGCAGCACAGGTAAACCGAAAGGGGTTGTCGTTTCGCACGGAGCGGCAGCCAATACCATTCAAGATATCAACCGGAAGTTCGGGGTGAATGCACAGGATCGGGTGATCGGCATTTCCTCCATCTGCTTTGATCTGTCGGTCTATGATATTTTCGGCACCTTAAGTGCTGGTGCGACACTGGTGATGGTGAAGGATCAACGGGACGTCCGCCGGTTGGTCGAGACAGTGGAGCAATATGAGATAACGATTTGGAACTCGGTTCCTGTGATCTTGGATCTCGCTTTGCAATCCGTCGATTCCCTCTTTGACAATCAGTCGTTGCGTTTAACCCTGCTAAGCGGTGACTGGATTCCGCTGGCTCTTCCGGAAAAGGTGAATCAACATTTTCCGCATGCCGACGTGATCTCCCTGGGGGGAGCGACGGAGGCCTCCATTTGGTCCATCTATTATCCGATTGAAGAGGTAAGTCCAAAGTGGAAGAGTATCCCCTATGGAAGGCCGTTGGCGAACCAGCAGTATTATGTGTTGAATGATCAGTTAAAGCCCTGTCCGATCGGTGTGGAAGGGGAGTTGTACATTGGGGGATGCGGCTTGGCGGCCGGATATTTATTTGATGAGGAGAAGACAAGACAAGCATTTATCCAGCATCCCACGCTGGGGCGGTTGTATCGTACGGGCGATTACGGTGTTCTGCATCGCAGCGGCTACATTGAATTTTTAGGACGGAAAGATCACCAAGTAAAGATTCAGGGGTATCGCGTGGAGCTGGAAGAGATCAGTAATACACTATTAACCCAAGAATCGATTACACAGGCCGTTGTCATCGATCGGACGGAAGAGGGCAGGAAAGTGCTCTGCGCTTATTTTGCCGCTGAAGAAAAGATCGATGGATCTAGAATGCGCGACTGGCTCGCCCGCTTATTACCGAGCTATATGGTTCCCGCCTACTTTGTGCAAGTAGAGCAGCTTCCCTTAAATCCCAATGGAAAGATCGATCGAAATGCGCTGCCTGAACCGGCCGGGTTTTCCCAGCCGCAAACCGATTACGTCGGCCCGAGAAGTGAAGCGGAAGCAACGCTTGTATCGGTGTGGGAGCGCGTATTAAAAGTGAATCCGATAGGGATTCAAGATGATTTTTTTGCACGGGGCGGGGATTCGATCAAAGCGATCCAGATCATTCAGCTGCTTGCAGAAGAAGAGCTCGCCCTCAGCTTAAATGACTTTTTCCAAGCCCTGACCATTCAGAAAATGGCCCCGTACCTGGAGGAGATCACGTCCGCCGCTCCAGTAAACCGCTTGGAGAAGAATGATTCGGTGCACCATCAACATCTTTCAGAGGAAGAGTTCGCCTATATTCAAGGGATGTTTGAGGATGAATAA